A genome region from Eurosta solidaginis isolate ZX-2024a chromosome 2, ASM4086904v1, whole genome shotgun sequence includes the following:
- the LOC137239731 gene encoding uncharacterized protein codes for MTPSPITVESSLEAKVLGVEDLQPVPLSPREAEWTLTPDMVEVSFEQFHLPSSDVEFNSSLTSLIQIGTNSGRTQIPKLLTDGTPRKRKYREIIKQRDEELGRLRERVAILEKKVFSLDVNPDLTVEWQDSEIQEICAKLPPHVAECVKNCLKNTLRTPKGYRFGREVKTLALAVKFIAPLAYRYLKPLFTWPSRKILEKFVQSWPRNPGCGYSSIKALELRSRGFTEAQKHVSICCDEMSLKVHVQFERNRDLIMGLEDYGDENRTSRVATSVLAVLVQGIGGKAWNHPLAYFFVHKTCRGSVLKQYVFEIITQLQSIGLHPCQMVTDQGPNFVGFSNIVRVSRERRFFEVNGHKIFYFFDSPHLIKTT; via the coding sequence ATGACGCCATCTCCAATCACTGTTGAGTCTTCTCTTGAAGCTAAAGTTTTAGGCGTCGAAGATTTACAACCGGTACCTTTGTCGCCCAGAGAGGCAGAATGGACTTTAACCCCAGATATGGTTGAAGTATCCTTTGAGCAATTCCATCTTCCCTCTTCGGATGTTGAGTTTAACTCCTCTTTAACTTCTCTAATCCAAATAGGGACTAATAGCGGACGAACCCAAATACCTAAACTTCTGACTGATGGAACTCCTAGAAAAAGAAAGTACCGGGAAATTATAAAACAAAGAGATGAGGAGTTGGGTAGGCTGCGCGAAAGAGTagccattttagaaaaaaaagtttttagtttAGATGTTAATCCGGATTTAACTGTAGAATGGCAGGACAGTGAAATCCAAGAAATATGTGCCAAATTGCCTCCACATGTGGCAGAATGTGTGAAGAATTGCCTTAAAAACACACTCCGAACGCCTAAGGGATATAGATTTGGCAGGGAGGTAAAAACATTAGCACTAGCTGTTAAGTTTATTGCTCCTTTAGCTTATAGGTACCTTAAGCCCCTATTCACCTGGCCATCcagaaaaatattagaaaagtttgttcaaagttGGCCACGTAACCCTGGCTGCGGCTACAGCAGCATAAAAGCTCTAGAGCTGAGAAGCCGTGGCTTCACAGAGGCACAGAAGCATGTTTCTATCTGCTGTGATGAAATGTCCCTGAAAGTGCATGTCCAATTTGAAAGGAATAGGGATTTAATTATGGGACTGGAGGACTATGGCGATGAAAATCGCACATCCAGAGTAGCTACGAGCGTTTTAGCTGTCCTTGTCCAAGGCATCGGTGGGAAGGCTTGGAACCATCCTTTGGCATACTTTTTTGTGCACAAAACGTGCCGAGGATCTGTTTTAAAACAATATGTTTTTGAAATTATAACTCAGCTTCAGAGTATTGGACTTCATCCCTGCCAAATGGTAACCGACCAAGGGCCAAATTTTGTAGGGTTTTCAAATATTGTGCGAGTCTCTCGGGAAAGGCGATTCTTCGAAGTTAACGgccataaaatattttatttctttgatTCCCCACATCTCATCAAAACTACTTGA
- the LOC137241657 gene encoding arginine kinase-like codes for MRSKKTPEEVAELLEDGFKSLTEDEEYNNSLLRKYLRREVLDVYSMTTTSPPTEANLYDCIQSGITHHSSSCGVYAADAESYDVFNKLFDPIIRDYHGQLENDSDLLQKDTDWDNVEEIENLDPERKHILSARIRIARNLEGYPYFPKLREKQYVEIEEKVRSAAEGLDGEHTGSYYTMADIEPEIQHEMVSRHILFKCGDEFLSTAGCYRFWPTGRGIFHNPAETCLIWVNAEDHLRIISMAKCGDLGDVYNRLVTGLTELERSLQFARHPRYGNLTACPTNLGTTLRAWVHIRLPLLSQQEDKLKAMAEELNVQIRGTGGENTQIEDGIMDISNKRRLGFTEFELVKSLQEGIVALIAAEEELEACGGED; via the exons ATGCGTAGCAAGAAAACACCTGAAGAGGTTGCTGAATTGCTGGAAGATGGCTTTAAGAGTCTCACCGAAGATGAAGAGTACAATAATTCACTGTTACGCAAATATTTGAGGCGTGAAGTCTTAGACGTGTATTCAATGACCACAACATCACCGCCTACCGAAGCTAATCTCTACGATTGCATACAATCGGGTATAACTCATCATAGCTCAAGTTGTGGTGTTTATGCAGCCGATGCCGAGTCTTATGATGTATTTAATAAACTTTTCGATCCGATCATACGAGATTATCATGGCCAATTGGAAAACGATAGTGATTTATTACAAAAGGATACAGATTGGGATAATGTGGaagaaatagaaaatttggaTCCGGAACGCAAGCATATACTCTCGGCGCGTATACGTATTGCACGTAATCTAGAAGGTTATCCATATTTTCCGAAATTGCGTGAGAAGCAGTATGTGGAAATTGAAGAGAAGGTACGTTCCGCAGCTGAAGGATTGGATGGTGAACATACTGGCTCCTATTATACAATGGCTGATATTGAGCCAGAGATTCAACATGAAATGGTGTCACGTCATATACTCTTCAAATGCGGCGATGAGTTCTTGAGCACAGCTGGTTGCTATCGCTTTTGGCCGACTGGGCGTGGCATATTTCATAATCCAGCTGAAACATGCTTAATTTGGGTTAATGCGGAGGATCATTTGCGCATTATTTCTATGGCTAAATGTGGTGATTTAG GTGATGTTTACAATCGTTTGGTCACTGGCCTTACAGAATTAGAAAGGTCTTTACAATTTGCACGTCATCCACGTTATGGCAATTTGACCGCATGCCCGACTAATCTTGGTACCACACTTCGTGCTTGGGTACATATACGCTTGCCTTTGTTGTCTCAGCAGGAAGATAAACTTAAAGCAATGGCTGAGGAATTGAATGTACAAATCCGTGGTACTGGTGGTGAAAATACCCAAATAGAGGATGGTATAATGGATATATCGAATAAACGTCGTTTGGGTTTTACCGAATTCGAGTTGGTTAAGTCCTTGCAAGAGGGTATCGTGGCATTAATTGCCGCCGAAGAGGAACTCGAAGCATGTGGCGGTGAGGATTAG